The Desulfuromonas versatilis genome has a segment encoding these proteins:
- a CDS encoding sigma-54-dependent transcriptional regulator, which yields MSHRVFLVEDEAAHREMLAEALIDAGYEVIAAATGQQALDALSHSTFDVALVDICLPDVDGFGVLDLLRTQQPACPVLLMTGQATIEAAVSAMKRGAYDFLAKPFRLELMLLKLERLFQLVSLEKENRDLRKSTQNTNLVGSSPEFRRFLEAAENVAGSSATILIQGESGTGKELVADLIHSRSPVKDGPLVKVNCGAIPESLLEAELFGYGKGAFTGAERDHRGYLEQAQDGTLFLDEIGEIPHAMQVKLLRVLQERQVRRLGGEKAIPVSFRLVAATNRDFSQLREEGVIRKDFFYRLHVVPLKLPPLRRRQADIPLLVDHFIRKYANRYAKPPIRLRPESLERLQAYPFPGNVRELENLIERLQVMSPGTEISPRDLPIEMTRQASEGSPVFQCFRTELPLKEAIHDFERRFIQRVLEEEGGNRTAAAKRLGISRKNLWEKLVDR from the coding sequence TTTCTGGTCGAAGACGAGGCCGCCCATCGGGAAATGCTTGCGGAGGCGTTGATCGACGCCGGCTATGAGGTAATTGCCGCGGCAACCGGGCAGCAGGCGCTGGATGCGTTGAGCCATTCGACTTTTGACGTGGCGCTGGTGGATATTTGCCTGCCGGATGTGGACGGGTTCGGAGTGCTGGACCTTCTGCGCACCCAGCAGCCCGCCTGCCCGGTTCTGCTCATGACCGGACAGGCCACCATCGAGGCGGCCGTATCCGCGATGAAAAGAGGGGCCTACGATTTTCTGGCCAAACCGTTTCGGCTTGAGCTCATGCTGCTTAAGCTGGAGCGCCTGTTTCAACTCGTTTCCCTGGAAAAGGAGAACCGCGACCTCAGAAAATCGACTCAAAATACAAACCTGGTCGGCAGCAGCCCCGAGTTCAGACGCTTTCTGGAAGCGGCCGAAAATGTCGCCGGCTCTTCCGCCACGATTCTCATCCAGGGGGAGAGCGGGACGGGCAAGGAACTGGTGGCGGATCTTATTCATTCCCGCAGCCCGGTCAAAGATGGTCCGCTGGTCAAGGTGAACTGCGGCGCCATCCCTGAATCCCTTCTGGAGGCAGAGCTTTTCGGGTACGGCAAAGGGGCCTTCACTGGGGCCGAGCGGGACCATCGGGGGTACCTGGAGCAGGCCCAGGATGGAACCTTGTTTCTGGATGAAATCGGCGAAATCCCCCATGCCATGCAGGTCAAACTGCTGCGGGTTCTGCAGGAGCGGCAGGTCCGACGCCTGGGAGGGGAGAAGGCCATTCCGGTGTCCTTTCGGCTGGTGGCCGCCACCAACCGGGACTTCAGCCAGTTGCGCGAAGAAGGGGTGATCCGCAAAGACTTTTTCTACCGTCTGCACGTCGTGCCCCTGAAACTCCCGCCGCTGCGCCGGAGGCAGGCCGACATTCCCTTGCTGGTTGACCATTTCATCCGCAAGTACGCCAACCGCTATGCCAAGCCTCCGATCCGGCTTCGTCCTGAATCCTTGGAAAGACTCCAGGCCTACCCTTTTCCCGGGAATGTGCGCGAACTGGAAAACCTCATCGAAAGGCTCCAGGTGATGAGTCCGGGGACGGAAATATCCCCTCGTGACCTGCCAATCGAAATGACCCGGCAGGCCAGTGAGGGCTCCCCGGTTTTTCAGTGTTTTCGAACCGAACTGCCGCTGAAGGAAGCCATCCATGATTTTGAAAGGCGCTTCATTCAGCGGGTGCTGGAAGAGGAGGGCGGGAACCGCACCGCCGCCGCCAAGCGCCTGGGGATCTCCCGAAAAAATCTGTGGGAGAAACTCGTCGACCGCTAA